The following coding sequences lie in one Rhea pennata isolate bPtePen1 chromosome 10, bPtePen1.pri, whole genome shotgun sequence genomic window:
- the USP50 gene encoding inactive ubiquitin carboxyl-terminal hydrolase 50: protein MRAPSEQTLGEFAKGRCLVYPQLWAAFNLHLQHCNGGIECINAWKCGSVCLKSLRDSSKDSIDEMNHLYQGLTGLRNLGNTCYMNAVLQCLCSMSPLVEYFLSGKYVTALCKENGESATAFGYLMSDMWLGEFDCVSPEVFRSVLGERYPAFTKQTQQDAQEFLICVLNELHEALKKSSSRRCQGSATGARENRATVSETSIITQLFEGQLSYDITCLECETTTDKPEIFTVLSLPIPSESACSLQDCLRCFFQQDTLTWNNQIHCSWCGTKQDAAVKANITKAPKIIIFHLKRFDCQGNYKKKLLTDICYPLSNLDLSPYSYPFFRRNSKYSLCAVVNHFGFLDGGHYTAFCKHSVTKSWYSFDDSQITAIPNSSVQTAAAYLLFYTCQAFSAPTKSC, encoded by the exons ATGAGGGCTCCATCAGAACAGACTCTTGGAGAATTTGCGAAAGGCCGATGCTTGGTTTATCCTCAGCTGTGGGCAGCCTTCAATCTACACCTGCAACACTGCAACGGGGGAATAGAGTGCATAAATGC CTGGAAATGCGGCTCTGTTTGCTTGAAGAGCTTGAGAGATTCCAGCAAGGACTCGATCGACGAGATGAACCACCTGTACCAAGGGCTCACCGGCCTGCGAAACCTGGGCAACACGTGCTACATGAACGCCGTTTTGCAGTGCCTCTGCAGCATGTCGCCCCTTGTGGAGTATTTCCTCTCGGGAAAGTATGTAACTGCCCTATGCAA gGAGAACGGCGAGTCTGCGACGGCCTTTGGCTACCTGATGTCTGACATGTGGCTTGGAGAGTTTGACTGCGTTTCCCCGGAGGTGTTTCGTTCGGTCCTCGGGGAGCGGTACCCCGCGTTCACCAAGCAGACTCAGCAGGACGCCCAGGAGTTCCTGATCTGCGTGCTGAACGAGCTCCACGAGGCGCTCAAGAAG tcaagcagcagaagatgCCAGGGAAGCGCAACTGGTGCAAGAGAGAACAGAGCGACTGTCAGTGAAACATCTATTATCACACAGTTATTTGAGGGACAGCTCAGTTATGATATTACGTGCCTGGAATGTGAGACCACCACCGACAAGCCCGAGATCTTCAcagttctctctctccccatcCCCTCCGAGAGCGCGTGTTCTCTGCAG GACTGTCTCAGATGCTTCTTTCAGCAAGACACACTGACTTGGAACAACCAAATCCATTGCTCCTGGTGTGGGACAAAACAAGATGCTGCAGTAAAGGCTAACATAACCAAGGCAccaaagataattatttttcatttaaagag gtttGACTGTCAAGGCAACtacaaaaagaaacttttaactGACATTTGCTATCCACTCAGCAACTTGGACCTCTCTCCTTACAGTTACCCATTCTTCCGCAGGAACTCGAAGTACAGCTTGTGTGCTGTAGTG AACCACTTTGGATTTCTGGATGGTGGCCACTATACAGCATTCTGCAAGCACTCAGTCACCAAGAGCTGGTACAGCTTTGATGATTCACAGATCACCGCGATCCCCAACTCCTCAGTGCAGACTGCTGCAGCGTATCTTCTGTTCTACACCTGTCAAGCCTTCTCTGCACCCACAAAAAGCTGCTAG